In Bacillus sp. S3, the sequence CTCATAAATCGTTCTTTTCGGCTTCACATTATAATAGATGCCGACCTCGCCAAATTGCAGGTTGCCATCAATCACGGCTACTCGCTTTCCCATTTTAGCAAAAGCTACAGCAAGATTAACCGTGAGGACCGTTCTGCCAACACCGCCTTTTGGGCTGGATACGGCAATTACTTTCCCTTGCTCTTTTACTAGATTGATTGAACTAGGTTCAATTTTTGCTCGATGGTGCATAAATTTCTTTGCGTGAGCAACGGTTTCAGACAATTCTCCAAGGTCATATGTAGAACGAAGAGTATCGGAAGCCCCCATTAACATGGCCTTCTTCAAGTTCTCCAACTCTTCGGGTACAATCAAAATAATATAAACATGCGGGTAAAGAGCCGAGATTTCCTGGCATAGGTCATACACATTAAACTGTGTATGGGCTTCCAGAAATAGCACGGACTGATTCTTCACAGCCAACAGGGAATGTAACTTCTCCACTTGATTGGCGGACAAAATCTGATATTGCTGCTTTTCAATAAATTTTTTAATCTCTCCAGGAGGAGAATTCGTATCAGAAAAATATACCCAATTAATGCTCATTACTTTTCCTCCTTCGGATCATCTTTGATTACTTCTCTTGTTTGCTTTATTCCTGCTTTGCCGGTTTCAGTATCTTCCGTATTCCTTAGCATTAGATAGAATCCGTCTTTGTCCTTGGAAGCTAGACCGAGCATGACTCCTTGATCAACTGTAACCTCCAATGTGACAGTTTCATACTTAAGAGCACTTTCTTTGTTGTCTGATGATTGACCTGAAGTTAGCACCTTTACATTTTCCAGAACAAGCACAGCCGATTTATATTCCTTTTTTGTCGCATCATCTTTGGTAGTTTCATAGGCAATCACATCAACCATTGAATTCGGGGCTACATATCCTGAAACTCCTGCTTCTAAATTAACCCTAATCGAAATCGCACGTTTGCCTGTACTTACATCAACCATTGGATTAGAGAATTCTCTTTCGAGCAACTTCTCCTTTTCCGCTTGTTTCTCTTTTTCAATTTCTTCTGCAGATTTTTGATTTTTTCCCCCGTTTGACTCCTCGCTAACTTGCGAACTGGCTGGAGTAGAGGCATTTTCTTTTGCTAAAATAGCTACATAAACCACACCTGCAACCAACAACCCTAATATTAAAGAAATAAGCCATATTTTTTTCGTATTCATATCGTCCCCCTACATCACTAAGACCTGAAAATTCACTATATCAATTTGCTACTATTTAACTTAAATCAAATATCTTTCATCTATTTTTAAAGCAGTATTACAAGATATTTAGGTTATTTAGTTGTAACTAACATAAATGCACCACTGCTTTTCATTTCGGTAATTATTCCACTCGCATAACAGTGGTGTCTGTTAAAGTTATCGGACCAACAATGCTTCCAATAACTGGGGTAAGAAATGTAATCGGATACGTTATTGTAACCGTAGCATTGGCTCCAGGAGAACCTGTTGTGACTGTTACACTACCATTTGGCTTAGTTAAATTAATACTACTTCCAGAATCTATACCTATTTTTTCAGCCTCCGACTTAGTTTTTCCTATACTAGCTGCCCGAGCGGCTTCCCTTCCTGCGTGATCGATTGTTAAATAGGCATGGAAAATTCGTGCAAAGTCCATTATTCCAAGTAAAAGTAAAATAAGTACCGGAACGATAAGTGCAAATTCAACTAACGATTGCCCTTTTTCTGATTTCATATGAAATTCCCCCAAACAATCGTACAAAATGTGCCGAGAACAATTGCTACTCCATAAGGGAATGAAATGCTTGAACTTTTATCTTTACTAAATAATTTGGATCCCAAATTACTCCTCAAGAAAAACAATTGGTAACAGAGGGATTTTAAGGAAAGTTTGACTCCATTTCTTTTCATAATCAACATAACAGAGATTAATCCACCTATTAGGGCTATATAAACGAAAGAATATAAAACGAAACTTGTTCCCATTAAAGCCCCGATTGCAGCCATTAACTTAACATCACCAGCTCCCATCCCCCCTAATAAATATGGGATTAGCAAAAGTGTTAATCCTATCAAAAAGCCCTTCCCACTGAAGAGAAATCCTTCAAGACCTTGTAAAGTTGTATAATAAATAAATCCAAATAGTATTGCTGGTAATGTTACTATATTTAATATTCTTCTATTTTTAATATCGGTTATTAATGAAATCAATAACGCAGTTATTAGTACAAAGTTAATAATCATAGCTCTACCTCTCTAGTATTAATAGAAGGAAAGCCCTACCTATAAAAAGTAGGGCAATGAATTCAAAGAATAGTCTGGATTAAGGGTTTATTTGACCCGAGATACCATCAAATAAAGCTGTAATATCCGCTTTTAATGTTATTATTACAGCAACAGCAACTACTACAACTCCAGCTAAAATTAATCCATATTCCGATAGCCCTTGACCTTCTTCTTCAACTACTAAGTTCTTCAATTTTTGTAACATTTGTTTTCCTCCTATTAAAAAATTATTTTTTATTCCGTTCTATATTTAGAACTTAATTTAAATATAAAACGAACAAATTGATTTGAAAATGTCCATATTTGGTCATTTTTGCCTAATATATTGTGTTTTTCATATCTTTCCTCTATTATTCTAATTTTTTCTTAGTTTTTCGTTCTTTCGAAAGAACAAAATATTTAATATAATGAACTTAACGTTATAGATTAAAGGAGATTTTATTAATATGAGAGAAAAAACTGTATTCATTCCGTATCAAATTAAGATAGCAGACTCTTTTTTTAAAAGACTGAAAGGATTGATGTTCCTTAAGAATCCTATTATGAATGAAGGGCTTTTAATTGTGCCCTGTAATTCAGTACATATGTTTTTTATGAAGTTTCCAATTGATGTTGTTCTTCTTAATGAACGAAATGAGGTTATTAAGGTATATCCAAATTTAAAACCCTGGAGAATGACTAAACCTTTGAAGGCAGCACACTCAATACTGGAGCTCCCTGCAGGCTCGATAAATAACTTAGGCATTATTGTTGGTAATATTATTCATGTTCAGCTCTAAATTTTATTTATTCCAATTCGTCCTTTTTTAGATTTATTGATTCCACACACTTTTTTGTGAATTAAAGGTAAATATATCTGTACAAAGAACTACATACACAGTATCATTCTTTATAAAGAACAAAAAGTGGGATGAGTATTCCTCAACAAGTTAAAATTTTTATCCTAACAAGAATCAGGTCAATCGCTTGTTCTATAATTGGATGGAGGAAGCATTTCCTTTTGTAAACCTTGTTGACTAATGTAGGGGAGAAGGTTTAATACTTCAAGTTTGGAATAAAATTAATCCTGGTGGTCAGGAAAGAATCCAAAAATAGAAATGCTTTAATCATTCTCAATAAAGCAATAAACATTCACACATAATTGACTGTATATAGGAGGTGTCGTTATGTTCAAAAATTTAATAAAAGAAGAGAATGGTCAATCACTTGTTCTTGTTGCTGTTTCAATAATAGCTCTCATTGGGTTTGCCGGTTTAGCGATTGACGGCGGAAGATTATATCTGGCAAAATCACAACTCCAAAAGGCAGTAGATGCTGGTGCGCTTGCTGGTGCTGATGTTCTGTTAAAAAAACTTGTTGAAGGACCCGTTTCACAAACTGAGTATGATCTAGCCAAAGACGAAGCAGGAAAAATTGCTGGTAATAACTATACAAGTAATGTGCCTTATACTCCTAAGGCTTATCGGGACGGCCCAGATTATGTTGAGGTTTATGGGGAAGAAGATATTCAATTATTTTTAATGCCAGTTTTAAACTTAACAAATAGTAAAGTTAGCGCATTTGCAAAGGTGAAAATAGGTAATGTTAATAAGTTTGGTAAAAGCAATGTGATTCCAATCGGGGTACATTTAAACGAAGAATTAGAATTTGGTGACCCTTGGAAGTTATTATATGGACCTGGAGATGGAAAAAAAGGAAACTACGGCTTTTTAGACTTTTCCAAGCTTGAAAATCCCCCGCAGAATAAGTCAGGGGCCAAAGATGTTGCTGAATATTTTACAAAGGGTTCCCCGATAGACATGGAAATAAATAAGACAACCATTCAAACAGTAACCGGTTCTTTTGTGTCTTCAAATCATATACAGAACGCAATTGAGAATATAATCAATAGTGGAGGAATTGTTTATGTTCCGATTGTAACCCAATTTGGAGTGCAAGATGAATTCGATGATTCAAATGGGCAGGACAAAGTAATGGTCATCGGCTTCGCTGCTTTTAAAGTTACAGGTTATAACAAAGATACACATCAAATAGATGCTGAGTTTCAGAGAATGATTCTTCCAGGGGAGATTGGCGATGAAACTTCGGAATATGGAACTTTTATTTCCAAATTAGTTATGTAAGTTCATAACATCCTAGTTTTAGTTGTTGGATTGAGTATTGCTACGGTTACAAACATATTTGACTATTAATTTTTAAAAGGGCTGAAACCCAAAGAAGAGTTTGTTGCTCAGCCCTTTTTCATTTGTGCAGCAGGATAAAAATATGTTAACGTTTTTACATACCAATCAATAGGCATAAAACGGAAAAACCCTCTTTGAATTTAGATTCAAAGAGGGTTTCCTTTTTTAAAAGTGATTGGATTGATCCTCTGCCTTCCCATTTACAGGCAATTTGCTTTTTTCATGTTTCGTAAGAGCCGCTGTAATGAAGCTGAGCTTCGGAACAAGCCAGTAGGCAAATAGTGCTGCCGTAATGCCAAACAGTGCCGATGTAAGTATATCCCCAGGATAGTGAACACCGACCATGATCCGTGACGTTCCCACAAGGACAGCAAGGATGAGCCATCCCCAGCCCTCTTTCTTTCGGACTAACCAAATGGAAAAACAGATCGAGAAAAATATGATGGAATGATCGCTCGGAAAGGCATTATCGACTGCTTTATCAACTAGTTTGTTAACATTGGGCAGTTCGGCGAATGGCTGGTAATGGGAATATAAACTCCCGGCAATTTTTCCAAGGACTTCGGCGACTGCAACTGCGAGTACACCTTGAACCACCATGATTCTATTTTTGCTTGTTTTGGTAAACCAATACACCAACAATCCAATTATTAAAATATACAACATATATTCTGCCATGAAGATGGCGATGGGATTTAGGAAATCATATTCTTTTCCTAAATCATTGATCGCCCGAAAGGCATCGATATTTACTTGCGAAATAGACAATGTTCTTACCCCCTGCTTAATATTTTCTAGTCCCTTGCTTCTATTCGGCAGAAGGCTTGATCTGGTGATTATTTCTTACCTGACTATACATACTTTACGATTCATTCATAATCGACCCGGAGAACTGAGAGCTAAGATGTATTTTTCAATGTACCCCTATTTAGAACCGAGAACTTCAGGTTTTGACTGCTGTTTTTGGTTGTATATCGGCAAGATGAACAGTAATCCGATGATAAACAAGACGGCCGATGTTTCAAACGTTGTTACTAATGAATACTTCTCTTTTAAAATCCCGGCAATACTCATAGTGATAACCATTGAGCCGGCGAATAGCGGACTTAAAATTCCGTTGACGCGGCCGATAAAGGCCTCTTCTGTTTTTTGCAAAATCAAGGTATTGATCCCGATTTGAATACAAGGCATCATCAAACCGTTCGCAAACTCGGCAATTAAGGTAATCCAGATGTTTGTCGACCAGCCCATTACAGCGATGCCGATGCCATTGACAAGCATTCCAAAAACAAGCAGACGCTGCGGTGCCACATTTTTGGCAAAAATCATCGCCACGGCACCACCGATAATCATCCCCACACCGTTGACCATTAACAGCCACTGAAGGTTTTCCTTCGGCAGATTTAATTGCTCGGTAACAAGGAAAATCGATAAAGGATTAATGAACCCGACCCCTAGACCTGCTGCCATAAAACATAGGCCCAGCAGGCTCAATTCTTTTTTTCCAAGTACATACTTAACTCCACTTTTCATTTCTTGCAGTAACGTGGACTCACCGACGTCTTCCAATGGACGATCTTTTGGCAAGAATGCAAGGGCCGCCGCTGAAAGCAAGAACGCAAGACCGGTGATGGTGATGGAGATGTCAATTCCAAACGATTGGAAAATGAATGTTCCAATTACCGGTCCCAACACCATAAATAAAGCAAAGACGGTTTGATAGACAGACATCGCCTGCTGCACTTGATCCGGGGACAAATGCATTTTGAACAATTTCATTCCTGAAGGCTGCGAGAATTGTGAAAGGATGGCTGAGATTAAAGTCGCGAAAAACACTACCTTCCACGTTCCGAAAATTAGGGTGATGAGTACGACAAAGATGGATACTGCACTTAAAATATCGCACCAGACCATCGTCTTTTTCGGGGCCCACCTGTCGGCAAAGGTTCCGCCAATAAACGAGAAAATAAAGATTGGCGCGAATTCAGCTACAGAAATCATTGAGACGGCAAAGGCATCACCGTTGGTTTGGTCCATGACGAACAGCAATACGGCAAAGTTTCGCACCCAAATTCCAATTTGTAAAAATAATCCGGACATGATAATAGCGAGAAAGACCCGGTTTTGAAACAGGCCTCCGGTTGGTGCTGGTTGTGTTATGTTTTTTTCCATATAAAAACCTCCTGCGGTAATTTTTCTGGCAGGAGGCGGCACAATACAATTTCAAAGCGGCAAAATATCCCGGCGTGACGGGACACTATGATCTTATCGACTTGTATAAAAGTACAGACTAATCCTATCCAGAAAAAAAAGATTGTATTTTTTTCATGAGAAATAGGATTAAAAGATCATCGTTCCATGGTCACCCTTCCGTTTTTTGTAAGATTTATTTTAATTGATTTGGAGCTTTTAAGCAAGTGTTTTCATGTTAGGAATTTATTAAGTGAATTTCATTTGGCTGCACATGTTGTTCATATAACGGTCATATTTTAGGTTGAGAATCCCATTGACAATGATTCTCATTATCTATAAAATGACGAGTATAGAGATTCCATCGAAGGGGGATACAACATGTTTAACATGCTTTTTGGGTTGAAGGATATTCACACAGTTCTAGCAAATCAACGAAAAATCGGCGGTGCAGCGGAAGCAGATTCGATTCGCTTATCATCTGGTGAAACCTACCTTAACCCCGTGTTTACAAATGTTGATATCTCAAAAGGGCACTATGTCTCCGTCGGCTTTATCGATGAGGACGGCGCAAACATCATTACCCACGTCGACCAAATTGCCGTCATTAAAGGCTTGCAGCACAAATTAATTTGCCAATTAAATAACACATTCATCAAAGAAATCATGGTCCGCGATACATTGCAATACTTACAAAGATTATGTGAAGTCAATGCCGGTTTCATTACCTCGACGTTCAAAAAGGAAGCATTGAAGCTCGTCCACGATATCAGTGTGAATGAGTTGAAAAATCACAATGTATCACTGCCATTCCCTGTTGAAGATAAAGTAGTTCGTTTACATGCGTAAACGAGGTCCGATTGTGGACCTCGTTTTTTTGTGGTTTGGGTGGATATTTGAATTCCTTATTAGAGAATTTCCGCCTGGCATGCCAAGCGATAGCCGCCCGTGATTGCTTTATTTAGCTTATTGTGCTCTTGTTCATTTGGCTGAGATAATCCCGGGCCTTGGACCACTTTCACCGTACACTGACCACAGGTTCCTTTTCGGCATTTAAACTGGATTTGCTTTCCTTGGTTAAGTGCTGCATCAAGGAGTTTCCCTTTTTCTGGAGAAATTTCAAACTGGATGTCCCCCTGCTGAACAATAATTTTTGCGGGCTTGATAACCGGAGATTGCTGTTCCGGTAGTTTTCTTTCAAGTTTGATTGCTGGAGCTTGCTGCATTTTTTTATTGGAAACGGGCACTATTTT encodes:
- a CDS encoding Tad domain-containing protein, whose translation is MFKNLIKEENGQSLVLVAVSIIALIGFAGLAIDGGRLYLAKSQLQKAVDAGALAGADVLLKKLVEGPVSQTEYDLAKDEAGKIAGNNYTSNVPYTPKAYRDGPDYVEVYGEEDIQLFLMPVLNLTNSKVSAFAKVKIGNVNKFGKSNVIPIGVHLNEELEFGDPWKLLYGPGDGKKGNYGFLDFSKLENPPQNKSGAKDVAEYFTKGSPIDMEINKTTIQTVTGSFVSSNHIQNAIENIINSGGIVYVPIVTQFGVQDEFDDSNGQDKVMVIGFAAFKVTGYNKDTHQIDAEFQRMILPGEIGDETSEYGTFISKLVM
- a CDS encoding undecaprenyl-diphosphatase, with protein sequence MSISQVNIDAFRAINDLGKEYDFLNPIAIFMAEYMLYILIIGLLVYWFTKTSKNRIMVVQGVLAVAVAEVLGKIAGSLYSHYQPFAELPNVNKLVDKAVDNAFPSDHSIIFFSICFSIWLVRKKEGWGWLILAVLVGTSRIMVGVHYPGDILTSALFGITAALFAYWLVPKLSFITAALTKHEKSKLPVNGKAEDQSNHF
- a CDS encoding TadE/TadG family type IV pilus assembly protein; protein product: MKSEKGQSLVEFALIVPVLILLLLGIMDFARIFHAYLTIDHAGREAARAASIGKTKSEAEKIGIDSGSSINLTKPNGSVTVTTGSPGANATVTITYPITFLTPVIGSIVGPITLTDTTVMRVE
- a CDS encoding Flp family type IVb pilin produces the protein MLQKLKNLVVEEEGQGLSEYGLILAGVVVVAVAVIITLKADITALFDGISGQINP
- a CDS encoding DUF192 domain-containing protein, translating into MREKTVFIPYQIKIADSFFKRLKGLMFLKNPIMNEGLLIVPCNSVHMFFMKFPIDVVLLNERNEVIKVYPNLKPWRMTKPLKAAHSILELPAGSINNLGIIVGNIIHVQL
- the cpaB gene encoding Flp pilus assembly protein CpaB; translated protein: MNTKKIWLISLILGLLVAGVVYVAILAKENASTPASSQVSEESNGGKNQKSAEEIEKEKQAEKEKLLEREFSNPMVDVSTGKRAISIRVNLEAGVSGYVAPNSMVDVIAYETTKDDATKKEYKSAVLVLENVKVLTSGQSSDNKESALKYETVTLEVTVDQGVMLGLASKDKDGFYLMLRNTEDTETGKAGIKQTREVIKDDPKEEK
- a CDS encoding MFS transporter; translation: MEKNITQPAPTGGLFQNRVFLAIIMSGLFLQIGIWVRNFAVLLFVMDQTNGDAFAVSMISVAEFAPIFIFSFIGGTFADRWAPKKTMVWCDILSAVSIFVVLITLIFGTWKVVFFATLISAILSQFSQPSGMKLFKMHLSPDQVQQAMSVYQTVFALFMVLGPVIGTFIFQSFGIDISITITGLAFLLSAAALAFLPKDRPLEDVGESTLLQEMKSGVKYVLGKKELSLLGLCFMAAGLGVGFINPLSIFLVTEQLNLPKENLQWLLMVNGVGMIIGGAVAMIFAKNVAPQRLLVFGMLVNGIGIAVMGWSTNIWITLIAEFANGLMMPCIQIGINTLILQKTEEAFIGRVNGILSPLFAGSMVITMSIAGILKEKYSLVTTFETSAVLFIIGLLFILPIYNQKQQSKPEVLGSK
- a CDS encoding 2Fe-2S iron-sulfur cluster-binding protein, with the protein product MAQRVFTVGSLIPGKIVPVSNKKMQQAPAIKLERKLPEQQSPVIKPAKIIVQQGDIQFEISPEKGKLLDAALNQGKQIQFKCRKGTCGQCTVKVVQGPGLSQPNEQEHNKLNKAITGGYRLACQAEIL
- a CDS encoding prepilin peptidase — translated: MIINFVLITALLISLITDIKNRRILNIVTLPAILFGFIYYTTLQGLEGFLFSGKGFLIGLTLLLIPYLLGGMGAGDVKLMAAIGALMGTSFVLYSFVYIALIGGLISVMLIMKRNGVKLSLKSLCYQLFFLRSNLGSKLFSKDKSSSISFPYGVAIVLGTFCTIVWGNFI